The Proteus sp. ZN5 genome includes the window CTATTAATATAGATCATGGTTATGTGTCTGAAATTGATAACTTTGAATTTATCGATGGTGTTATTGAGGCAATGGCTGAATTAAAAGCTATGGGATATGCCTTGGTATTAGTGACTAACCAATCAGGCATTGGTCGTGGCTATTATAGTGAAGATCAATTTTTACATCTAACAGAGTGGATGGATTGGTCTTTGGCTGATAGAGGTGTTGATTTAGACGGTATCTATTATTGTCCTCATCATCCAGAAGCCACTGTAGATGAATATAAGAAAGAGTGTGATTGTCGCAAACCAGCCTCAGGTATGTTTATGGATGCAAAAACACAATTAAACATCGATATGGCTTCTTCTTATATGGTTGGTGATAAAAAAGAAGATATGTTGGCAGCAAAAGCTGCGGGAGTGGGTCATAAAATTCTTGTTCGCACAGGAAAAGAGATAACTGAAGAGGCACAACAGTGTGCAGATTTTGTTCTTGATAGCCTTGCAGACTTGCCAAAATGGCTAAAAAGCCACAAAAAATAGGCACTTCGTTTAATTTACCAACAAACGAACATTTTTTTTAAAAAAACTATTGCCAGCCTCAGAAAACTCCCTATAATGCGTCCTCGTTGTCACGGCACAGGGCGCTAAGCGAACTGACTGAGAGAACGAAGAAAAAAAGTGAAAAGCCTTGTAAATAAACGCTTGACACTGAATGAGGAAGATGTAGAATGCACCTCCTCGCAACAACGCAGAAGACCGGAAACGGCAGCGAATGTTGCACTGCTCTTTAACAAATTATCAGACAATCTGTGTGGGCACTCGCAGAGACGATATCTTCTAAAATATTAGATGTATCAAGTCTTGAAGAGTGAACAACAAAAGTAATTCATTTATGAATAGCTAAGTTTTCGATTTCTTTGAGCATCAAACACTTTTAATTGAAGAGTTTGATCATGGCTCAGATTGAACGCTGGCGGCAGGCCTAACACATGCAAGTCGAGCGGTAACAGGAGAAAGCTTGCTTTCTTGCTGACGAGCGGCGGACGGGTGAGTAATGTATGGGGATCTGCCCGATAGAGGGGGATAACTACTGGAAACGGTGGCTAATACCGCATGACGTCTACGGACCAAAGCAGGGGCTCTTCGGACCTTGCGCTATCGGATGAACCCATATGGGATTAGCTAGTAGGTGAGGTAATGGCTCACCTAGGCGACGATCTCTAGCTGGTCTGAGAGGATGATCAGCCACACTGGGACTGAGACACGGCCCAGACTCCTACGGGAGGCAGCAGTGGGGAATATTGCACAATGGGCGCAAGCCTGATGCAGCCATGCCGCGTGTATGAAGAAGGCCTTAGGGTTGTAAAGTACTTTCAGCGGGGAGGAAGGTGTTAAGATTAATACTCTTAGCAATTGACGTTACCCGCAGAAGAAGCACCGGCTAACTCCGTGCCAGCAGCCGCGGTAATACGGAGGGTGCAAGCGTTAATCGGAATTACTGGGCGTAAAGCGCACGCAGGCGGTCAATTAAGTCAGATGTGAAAGCCCCGAGCTTAACTTGGGAATTGCATCTGAAACTGGTTGGCTAGAGTCTTGTAGAGGGGGTAGAATTCCACGTGTAGCGGTGAAATGCGTAGAGATGTGGAGGAATACCGGTGGCGAAGGCGGCCCCCTGGACAAAGACTGACGCTCAGGTGCGAAAGCGTGGGGAGCAAACAGGATTAGATACCCTGGTAGTCCACGCTGTAAACGATGTCGATTTAGAGGTTGTGGTCTTGAACCGTGGCTTCTGGAGCTAACGCGTTAAATCGACCGCCTGGGGAGTACGGCCGCAAGGTTAAAACTCAAATGAATTGACGGGGGCCCGCACAAGCGGTGGAGCATGTGGTTTAATTCGATGCAACGCGAAGAACCTTACCTACTCTTGACATCCAGAGAATCCTTTAGAGATAGAGGAGTGCCTTCGGGAACTCTGAGACAGGTGCTGCATGGCTGTCGTCAGCTCGTGTTGTGAAATGTTGGGTTAAGTCCCGCAACGAGCGCAACCCTTATCCTTTGTTGCCAGCGCGTAATGGCGGGAACTCAAAGGAGACTGCCGGTGATAAACCGGAGGAAGGTGGGGATGACGTCAAGTCATCATGGCCCTTACAGTAGGGCTACACACGTGCTACAATGGCAGATACAAAGAGAAGCGACCTCGCGAGAGCAAGCGGAACTCATAAAGTCTGTCGTAGTCCGGATTGGAGTCTGCAACTCGACTCCATGAAGTCGGAATCGCTAGTAATCGTAGATCAGAATGCTACGGTGAATACGTTCCCGGGCCTTGTACACACCGCCCGTCACACCATGGGAGTGGGTTGCAAAAGAAGTAGGTAGCTTAACCTTCGGGAGGGCGCTTACCACTTTGTGATTCATGACTGGGGTGAAGTCGTAACAAGGTAACCGTAGGGGAACCTGCGGTTGGATCACCTCCTTACCTAAGAGATACGTGTTATGTGTAGTGCTCACACAGATTGTCTGATGAAGAACGAGCAAAAGCGCGTCTGCGAAGCTGACTGAAGTCCCCTTCGTCTAGAGGCCTAGGACACCGCCCTTTCACGGCGGTAACAGGGGTTCGAATCCCCTAGGGGACGCCAATTGCGCGGTATGAGTGAAAGGCGTACCACACTATGTCTGATGAAAGTCAGAGAATAGTTAAGATAATTCGCATGAGTTATTTTACCTATTATGCTCTTTAACAATCTGGAACAAGCTGAAATTGAAAACAAATCAATATATCACCGAGGTATATTGATGAGTCTCTCAAAATCTCAAATCTGAAAGTACTCTTCAGAAAGAGGATATGCGAGCAAAATGATTTCAAGGCGGACAGCGCACAGCAAGCGGAGCATACTCAAAGTATGTGAGCATTGCGAGCACTGCCCAACGTCGAAATCATGAAGCGCAGCAATCCGTTTTAGAAGACACCTTCGGGTTGTGAGGTTAAGCGAATAAGCGTACACGGTGGATGCCTAGGCAATCAGAGGCGATGAAGGACGTGCTAATCTGCGATAAGCGTCGGTAAGGTGATATGAACCGCTATACCCGACGATTTCCGAATGGGGAAACCCAATATCCAATGGATATTATCATGACGTGAATACATAGCGTCATGAAGCGAACCGGGAGAACTGAAACATCTCAGTACCCCGAGGAAAAGAAATCAACCGAGATTCCCCTAGTAGCGGCGAGCGAACGGGGAACAGCCCAGAGTCTTAATCAATAGCAGCATCAGGAGAACGGTCTGGAAAGTCCGGCAGTAAAGGGTGATAGCCCCGTATCTGAAGATGCTGTTATTGTGAACTCGACGAGTAGGGCGGGACACGTGTTATCCTGTCTGAATATGGGGGGGACCATCCTCCAAGGCTAAATACTCCTGATTGACCGATAGTGAACCAGTACCGTGAGGGAAAGGCGAAAAGAACCCCGGCGAGGGGAGTGAAAAAGAACCTGAAACCGTGTACGTACAAGCAGTAGGAGCCCCACCACTAAGCTAGTGGTGAACTCACAGCGATTCTTTTGCATGATAATGTGCGGTAGACGGAGCGAATGCGACGTTCAACCAACAAAATCAAGCAGAGGAGGCTTAGTGGTGGGGTGACTGCGTACCTTTTGTATAATGGGTCAGCGACTTATATTCTGTAGCAAGGTTAACCGTATAGGGGAGCCGTAGGGAAACCGAGTCTTAACTGGGCGAATGAGTTGCAGGGTATAGACCCGAAACCCGGTGATCTATCCATGGGCAGGTTGAAGGTTGGGTAACACTAACTGGAGGACCGAACCGACTAATGTTGAAAAATTAGCGGATGACTTGTGGATGGGGGTGAAAGGCCAATCAAACCGGGAGATAGCTGGTTCTCCCCGAAAGCTATTTAGGTAGCGCCTCGTGAACTCATCTTCGGGGGTAGAGCACTGTTTCGACTAGGGGGTCATCCCGACTTACCAACTCGATGCAAACTGCGAATACCGAAGAATGTTATCACGGGAGACACACGGCGGGTGCTAACGTCCGTCGTGAAGAGGGAAACAACCCAGACCGCCAGCTAAGGTCCCAAAGTCATGGTTAAGTGGGAAACGAAGTGGGAAGGCTCAGACAGCCAGGATGTTGGCTTAGAAGCAGCCATCATTTAAAGAAAGCGTAATAGCTCACTGGTCGAGTCGGCCCGCGCGGAAGATGTAACGGGGCTAAACCATGCACCGAAGCTGCGGCAGCGACACTTATGTGTTGTTGGGTAGGGGAGCGTTCTGTAAGCCTGCGAAGGTGTGCTGTGAGGCATGCTGGAGGTATCAGAAGTGCGAATGCTGACATAAGTAACGATAATGCGGGTGAAAAAAACCCGCACGCCGGAAGACCAAGGGTTCCTGTCCAACGTTAATCGGGGCAGGGTGAGTCGACCCCTAAGGCGAGGCTGAAAAAGCGTAGTCGATGGGAAACGGGTTAATATTCCCGTACTGGTGGTAACTGCGATGGGGAACGGAGAAGGCTAGGTTGTCCGGGCGACGGTCGTCCCGGTTCAAGCATGTAGGCAGAGTGATTAGGCAAATCCGGTCACTTAATGCTGAGGTGTGATGACGAACCACTAAGGTGGTGAAGCAATTGATGCCCTGCTTCCAGGAAAAAGCCTCTAAGCTTCAGGTTACCAACAATCGTACCCCAAACCGACACAGGTGGTCAGGTAGAGAATACTCAGGCGCTTGAGAGAACTCGGGTGAAGGAACTAGGCAAAAATGGTGCCGTAACTTCGGGAGAAGGCACGCTGGCGGTAAGTGAAGTCCCTTGCGGACGGAGCCGAAGCCAGTCGAAGATACCAGCTGGCTGCAACTGTTTATTAAAAACACAGCACTGTGCAAACACGAAAGTGGACGTATACGGTGTGACGCCTGCCCGGTGCTGGAAGGTTAATTGATGGGGTTATCCTTAGGGAGAAGCTCTTGATCGAAGCCCCAGTAAACGGCGGCCGTAACTATAACGGTCCTAAGGTAGCGAAATTCCTTGTCGGGTAAGTTCCGACCTGCACGAATGGCGTAATGATGGCCAGGCTGTCTCCACCCGAGACTCAGTGAAATTGAACTCGCTGTGAAGATGCAGTGTACCCGCGGCAAGACGGAAAGACCCCGTGAACCTTTACTATAGCTTGACACTGAACATTGAGCCTTGATGTGTAGGATAGGTGGGAGACTATGAAGTGTGGACGCCAGTCTGCATGGAGTCAACCTTGAAATACCACCCTTTAACGTTTGATGTTCTAACCTAGGTCCATAATCTGGATCGGGGACCGTGTCTGGTGGGTAGTTTGACTGGGGCGGTCTCCTCCTAAAGAGTAACGGAGGAGCACGAAGGTTGGCTAAGCATGGTCGGACATCATGCGGTTAGTGCAAAGGCATAAGCCAGCTTGACTGTGAGAGTGACGGCTCGAGCAGGTACGAAAGTAGGTCTTAGTGATCCGGTGGTTCTGAATGGAAGGGCCATCGCTCAACGGATAAAAGGTACTCCGGGGATAACAGGCTGATACCGCCCAAGAGTTCATATCGACGGCGGTGTTTGGCACCTCGATGTCGGCTCATCACATCCTGGGGCTGAAGTAGGTCCCAAGGGTATGGCTGTTCGCCATTTAAAGTGGTACGCGAGCTGGGTTTAGAACGTCGTGAGACAGTTCGGTCCCTATCTGCCGTGGGCGTTGGAAGATTGAGAGGGGTTGCTCCTAGTACGAGAGGACCGGAGTGAACGCACCACTGGTGTTCGGGTTGTCATGCCAATGGCATTGCCCGGTAGCTAAGTGCGGAAGAGATAACCGCTGAAAGCATCTAAGCGGGAAACTTGCCTCGAGATGAGTCTTCCCTGTCACCTTGAGTGACCTAAAGGAACGTTTAAGACTAAGACGTTGATAGGCTGGGTGTGTAAGCGTAGCGATACGTTGAGCTAACCAGTACTAATGAACCGTGAGGCTTAACCTGACAACACCGAAGGTGTTTTGTCTGAGAGACAAACAGTAGATGAAGTAAGCTTGTTTAAGATTGATATTGCTGGCGACTGACCGAAAGGAAAGAAGCGGGTAATAAAACAGAATTTGCTTGGCGGCCATAGCGCAGCGGACCCACCTGAAACCATGCCGAACTCAGAAGTGAAACGTTGTAGCGCCGATGGTAGTGTGGGGCCTCCCCATGTGAGAGTAGGGAACTGCCAGGCATTAATTAAAGCGTTAGTGTTCAATAACATTAATCGCACAAAGAATACGCGGAGCGGTAGTTCAGTTGGTTAGAATACCTGCCTGTCACGCAGGGGGTCGCGGGTTCGAGTCCCGTCCGTTCCGCCAACATTAAGAAACCTAAGTCTAACGACTTAGGTTTTTTTTTGCTTAAAATTTAGAATAAACCATAAATTAATCAGAAATTTTTAAGTAATTATAACTATTACGTATAAAAATAATTACTTTGTTGATTATAGTGTCCTTTTAAAGGGTGAGAGCGAGGCTTCCCTTTGGTATACTTCAGTTATAGCAAGAGATCTTGCTGTTTATCTGAGGTTCCTAATGGCGAAAAAACCGACTTATTCAGTGCGTTTTGTGGCAGGTCAACCTGTTGAAAGGATTGAGCCCAGCCCGCCTTTAAGTGAAAGAAAGGATACACTACCTATTGGAATGCCTCTTTATACAGAAGGCACTCTCAAAATTGCGGTTTGGAATATCTATAAACAGCAACGATTCAATTGGCGTAATATGTTGGAAACGCTCTCAACAGATACACATTTGCTTTTGTTACAAGAAGCGCAAACCACACCAGAGCTTGTCCGTTTTGCTGGTACTCATCATTTAATTGCAGATCAAGTCCCAGCCTTAGCTTTTCAGCAACACCCTGCAGGTGTGATGACATTATCAAGCTCCCATCCTATCTATTGCTGCCCTCTTAGAGAAAAAGAACCTTTTTTACGACTACCTAAATCAGCATTAATTACGGTATATCCATTAATTACGGGTGATCATTTAATGGTTATTAATGTACATGCGATTAATTTTAGTTTTGGTGTTGATGTTTATCAGCGTCAGTTAAGTAATTTATCTGTTCACATCATGCATCATAAAGGGCCTGTTATTTTAGCAGGTGATTTTAATGCGTGGAGTCGCCCAAGAGTCAATGTATTAAAACGTTTTGCGAGAACGTTAAGACTTAAAGAAGTTATTTTTGATAACGATTGGCGTACAAAAGCTTTTGGTAAACCGTTAGATTATATTTTTTACCGAGGATTATCGTTGAATAAAGCCGAAGTTTTAATTACAGATGCATCTGACCATCATCCTTTACTGGCGACATTTTATTAATAAATAATTATAACATTAGTTAATATTAAAGTTTTAATATTTAAATTAAATATGATTATATCATCTGTTAATTAGATATATTATTTTATAGGTAATTTATCTATCTATTTAATCTATTTGTTATATTAGTAATTTTTACTATACTTTTTTCGTCTATCTAATATCACTAGATATAGGAAATGAAATGCCAACAAAAAATATAGTTATTATTGGCGGCGGTACCGGCGGAACCATTCTTGCTAATATCCTAGCTAAAAAATTAAATGACGAAATCTTTTCAAATAAAATTAAAATTACCCTTATTTCAGATAATCCTAATCATTATTACAAACCTGCATTTATGTATATTGCATTCAATCTTTTTTTTAAAGAAGAACTAATGCGATCAGAAAGAAGCTTATTAAGGCCTGAAATTGAATTTGTTATCGATAAAGCAGAACGTTTTGACTTTAATAATAAAATAATCTATTGCGAGTCTAATAAAAAATACAACTATGATTTTTTAGTTTTAGCAACTGGTTGTGTTCCTAGCCCTCATAGAATTGAAGGCTTAAAAGAAGCGGGAAATCATTTTTATCAATATGAAGCCGCTAGAACACTTGCTGATAAATTAGCTAAAATTGAAAAAGGTCGTGTATTTATTACTGTTAGCTTCCCTGAAACACCTAATGTACCCCATCAATGTGGTATTGCTCCTATGGAAACAACATTGATGTTGGATGAACTTCTTCGCCAGCGTCGGGTGAGAAATAATATTGAGATTGTTTATACCTATCCTACGGTTGCTCAACTTTTAAGAAACTGTCTGTTTATGCAACAAGAAGTTTGTGAAGTTCTTCCTGCGGTATTCTCTGAGCGAGATATCAAAGCTAAACGAGGCTTTACGTTAAGCCATGTTGATCCTGATAAGAAAATCGCTTACTCAAAAGAGGGCGAGGCAGAGCCGTTTGATATCCTTATGAGTACACCGCCTATCACTGCGGTTGAGGCGATCCGCAATACAGGTTTAAGTGAACATAATAATGGTGAAGGCTGGTTACCTACTGATCCTGAAACATTACAAGTTTATGGTTTAAACCAAGTGTATGTTCTTGGTGATACGGTTGATTTACCGATTAGTAAAGCCGGTGGTAGTTGTCATAACCAAGCTGGTGTGATTGCAAATAATATCTGTGGTGAGCTTCGCTATGGTTATCCTGCTGCAATTTATGATGGTCGAGTGCAAGCTGTCGCACAAATGGGATTATCAGCAGGTATGCCATTACAGTATGACTATAAACATGACGTAATTCCTACACCACCAACAAAGCTGGGCGGGTTATTGCGTAATAGTTATAACCGAGGCTTATATTGGGCAACTGTTAGAGGATTATTATAGGGGATGCAATAATGAGTGAAAATAATTTAAGCCCAGCAGATATTCAACTGTTATCTGATGAAGATAAATTACATCTTCAACATTTATTAGAAAAAGCAAGACCATTATTAGCATTAAAGCGGTTTGATAATATCGTCGATTTATTATCTTTAATATCAGATTCAATAGATATTATGGATAATGCAACAGTTGAAAAACTTTCGATTGCATTTGAAGAAACATTAATTCCAGTTTGGGAATTAAGCGCTGCTTATAATATGGCAAAAAAAGAATCTATTTATCAAGATAAAAAATATACATTAGGTTCAACTTTCGCATTATTAAGAAATCCTGATACTCTTAAAGGGATTTCGATTATTCTAAGAACAGTTCAGATTATCGGGGAAAATAACCAAAGAATAGAAAGTTAATTAATATTTAGGAGATATAATGACGCAAAGTAATAAACACTTTAATACTCGAGCAATACATTATGGTTATTCTCCGTTAGATTCTCAGGGGGCATTAGTGCCTCCTGTTTTTCAAACATCTACATTTGTTTTTCCAACGGCACAATATGGTGCTGATTGTTTTTCAGGAAAACAAAAAGGGCATTTTTATTCTCGGATCTCAAACCCTACATTAGAGTTATTAGAAAAGCGTTTAGCTCAATTAGAAAATGGTGAAGGTGCTGTTGTTTTTTCATCTGGTATAGGTGCAATTACTTCTAGTTGTTGGTCATTGCTTAAACCTGGTGATGAACTTATTGCTGATATGACACTTTATGGCTGTACTTTTACGTTTTTCAATCATGGGCTCGCTAAATTCGGCGTTAAAATAAAGCATGTTGATTTAACTAACCTCGAAAAATTAAAAGAAGCGATCACAGAGAAAACAAAACTCATTTTCTTTGAGACTCCGGCTAACCCCAATATGCGAGTGAGTGATATCGCAAAAATATCAGAAATTGCTCATCAGCATAATATTTTAGTCATGGTAGATAGCACTTATTGCTCTCCTTATTTACAGCAACCTTTAGGGCTTGGCGCTGATATTGTCGTGCATTCTATGACTAAATATTTATCAGGCCATGGTGATGTAACAGCAGGTGCAATTATTACTACGCATGCCCTAGCAGATAAAATACGAGTTGAAGGTTTAAAGGATATGACTGGTGCTTGTTTGTCTCCTCACGATGCTTCGTTAATTTTACGAGGTATAAAAACGTTAGGCATAAGGATGGAACAGATCTGCCAAAATGCACAGCGTATTGCACAATATCTTGAAGATAATCCTAAAGTCGAAACTATTTATTATCCTGGGCTAGCTTCATTTCCTCAATACGAACTTGCTAAGCGTCAAATGCGTTTAGCTGGAGGTATGATCGCCATTGAGTTAAAGGGGGGAATAAAAGCAGGCCGAGAGTTTTTGAATCGCTTAAATCTCTTTAGTCGAGCTGTGAGTTTAGGAGACTGTGAGTCTTTAGCTCAACATCCCGCCACAATGACCCATGCTACTTATAGTGCAGAAGAGCGGCAAAGGCATGGTATTAGCGATGGTTTGATTCGATTATCAATTGGTCTTGAAGATGTGAATGATTTAATTGCTGATTTAAAGCAAGCGCTGGCTTAGTGAAGATCGAATAATAAAGAAAAAGGCTGTGAATTAATCCACAGCCTTTATTGTTTTACTCAGAATTGTTGAGTTGACTCAGAAATGTGATTTATTTCTGGTTCATTCTTGGTTTGATACCTACATAGTAGCCAAGAGTTAAAATAGCTACCCACACCATACCGACAACCAATGCCATTCTGGTTGACTCAAAATAGCCTAAGATTGCGATAACAAACGCCATAAAGACGATAGTCAGTGCTGGAGCAACAGGCCATAGTGGTACTGGGAATTTTAGTGTTTTCACTTCATCTGCGCTCATCTTACGACGCATCGCAACTTGAGAAAGTAAAATCATTAACCATACCCAAACTGTTGCAAATGTCGCAATAGAGGCGATTAAAACGAAGATTTGCTCTGGGATTAGGTAGTTAAGTACTACGCCCAGTAACAAGACAACAGACATCACTAGCACAGTCATCCAAGGCACACCATTACGAGTGAGCTTCATAAAGGATTTTGGTGCTTGTCCTTCTTGAGCCATACCATACATCATTCGACCAGCACCAAAGATATCACTGTTAATCGCAGAGATTGCGGCCGTGATAACTACAAGGTTTAAGATATTTGCTGCTGAATTGATCCCTAGATTTGAGAAAATCTGTACAAACGGGCTACCGTTATGGCCGATTTGTTGCCAAGGGAAAATGCACATTAGAATGAAAATTGTCAGTACATAGAATAATAAGATACGAAAAGGTACGGCATTGATAGCTTTAGGAATGGTTTTTTCAGGATCTTTAGCTTCACTGGCTGTAATACCAATTACTTCAATCCCACCAAACGCAAACATGACAATGGCGAGCGAGGCGATAACTCCTTCAATACCATTTGGCATAAAGCCACCAAACTCCCATAAGTTAGAAATGCCAATAGGGTGTTCAGTTTGTTGCCCAAAGCCATACATCATAATGACAACACCGCCAATTATCATGGCGATAATTGCAGTGACTTTAACAATAGAAAGCCAAAATTCCATTTCACCAAATATCTTCACATGGCAAAGGTTTAAGGCGCCAATAAAGCAAACGATGCCTAATACCCATATCCATTGATCAACATCTGGGAACCAGAGTTTCATATAGAAACCAAATGCCGTGACGTCAGCTAAACAGACAATCAGCATTTCAAAAACGTAGTTCCAGCCCGTTAAGAAGCCGGCTAAAGGCCCCATATAATGGCTTGCATATTGTGAAAAAGAGCCTGCAACAGGATGATGAACTGCCATTTCACCTAATGCACGCATAACCATAAATACTGCTGCACCACCAATAAGGTAAGCAAGCAATACAGCTGGACCCGCTTTCTCAATGGCAGCCGCAGAGCCATAAAACAAACCTGTACCGATTGCAGAGCCTAGCGCCATGAAACGAATGTGCCGCCCTGATAATCCTCGTGAAAGTTGATTCTCTTTTTGCATCTAAAGTATTCCCATCTCTGTCCAACAGAGGAAATCTATCCTCTTTTTCAGTGTCTTCTCGCACGTTAGCTATTCAAAACAAACCATGTACCTTATCATAAAGCCTCTTACGGTGAGATAGTTATCTGTAATAATCATCAGCATTCATTGGATATCAGAGTTTCTTATGCAATACCCCATTAATGAAGTGTTTCAAACCTTACAGGGTGAAGGTGTTTTTACTGGCGTTCCTGCACTTTTTGTTCGATTACAGGGGTGTCCTGTAGGTTGTAGTTGGTGTGATACCAAACATACTTGGGAAAAAGAAGACGAAAAAAAAGTTCCTCTTGGTGATATTCCTATTAAAACGCAAGAAAGTGATACTTGGGGAGAAGCCAGCGTTGCTCAGATTTTATCACTTTTCCAACAACAAGGTTATAGTGCAAAACACGTGGT containing:
- the gmhB gene encoding D-glycero-beta-D-manno-heptose 1,7-bisphosphate 7-phosphatase yields the protein MSKGISAIFLDRDGTINIDHGYVSEIDNFEFIDGVIEAMAELKAMGYALVLVTNQSGIGRGYYSEDQFLHLTEWMDWSLADRGVDLDGIYYCPHHPEATVDEYKKECDCRKPASGMFMDAKTQLNIDMASSYMVGDKKEDMLAAKAAGVGHKILVRTGKEITEEAQQCADFVLDSLADLPKWLKSHKK
- a CDS encoding endonuclease/exonuclease/phosphatase family protein, with amino-acid sequence MAKKPTYSVRFVAGQPVERIEPSPPLSERKDTLPIGMPLYTEGTLKIAVWNIYKQQRFNWRNMLETLSTDTHLLLLQEAQTTPELVRFAGTHHLIADQVPALAFQQHPAGVMTLSSSHPIYCCPLREKEPFLRLPKSALITVYPLITGDHLMVINVHAINFSFGVDVYQRQLSNLSVHIMHHKGPVILAGDFNAWSRPRVNVLKRFARTLRLKEVIFDNDWRTKAFGKPLDYIFYRGLSLNKAEVLITDASDHHPLLATFY
- a CDS encoding FAD/NAD(P)-binding oxidoreductase; the protein is MPTKNIVIIGGGTGGTILANILAKKLNDEIFSNKIKITLISDNPNHYYKPAFMYIAFNLFFKEELMRSERSLLRPEIEFVIDKAERFDFNNKIIYCESNKKYNYDFLVLATGCVPSPHRIEGLKEAGNHFYQYEAARTLADKLAKIEKGRVFITVSFPETPNVPHQCGIAPMETTLMLDELLRQRRVRNNIEIVYTYPTVAQLLRNCLFMQQEVCEVLPAVFSERDIKAKRGFTLSHVDPDKKIAYSKEGEAEPFDILMSTPPITAVEAIRNTGLSEHNNGEGWLPTDPETLQVYGLNQVYVLGDTVDLPISKAGGSCHNQAGVIANNICGELRYGYPAAIYDGRVQAVAQMGLSAGMPLQYDYKHDVIPTPPTKLGGLLRNSYNRGLYWATVRGLL
- a CDS encoding methionine gamma-lyase encodes the protein MTQSNKHFNTRAIHYGYSPLDSQGALVPPVFQTSTFVFPTAQYGADCFSGKQKGHFYSRISNPTLELLEKRLAQLENGEGAVVFSSGIGAITSSCWSLLKPGDELIADMTLYGCTFTFFNHGLAKFGVKIKHVDLTNLEKLKEAITEKTKLIFFETPANPNMRVSDIAKISEIAHQHNILVMVDSTYCSPYLQQPLGLGADIVVHSMTKYLSGHGDVTAGAIITTHALADKIRVEGLKDMTGACLSPHDASLILRGIKTLGIRMEQICQNAQRIAQYLEDNPKVETIYYPGLASFPQYELAKRQMRLAGGMIAIELKGGIKAGREFLNRLNLFSRAVSLGDCESLAQHPATMTHATYSAEERQRHGISDGLIRLSIGLEDVNDLIADLKQALA
- a CDS encoding amino acid permease; amino-acid sequence: MQKENQLSRGLSGRHIRFMALGSAIGTGLFYGSAAAIEKAGPAVLLAYLIGGAAVFMVMRALGEMAVHHPVAGSFSQYASHYMGPLAGFLTGWNYVFEMLIVCLADVTAFGFYMKLWFPDVDQWIWVLGIVCFIGALNLCHVKIFGEMEFWLSIVKVTAIIAMIIGGVVIMMYGFGQQTEHPIGISNLWEFGGFMPNGIEGVIASLAIVMFAFGGIEVIGITASEAKDPEKTIPKAINAVPFRILLFYVLTIFILMCIFPWQQIGHNGSPFVQIFSNLGINSAANILNLVVITAAISAINSDIFGAGRMMYGMAQEGQAPKSFMKLTRNGVPWMTVLVMSVVLLLGVVLNYLIPEQIFVLIASIATFATVWVWLMILLSQVAMRRKMSADEVKTLKFPVPLWPVAPALTIVFMAFVIAILGYFESTRMALVVGMVWVAILTLGYYVGIKPRMNQK